One Ictalurus furcatus strain D&B chromosome 7, Billie_1.0, whole genome shotgun sequence genomic window, CAGGCGGCGCGCGGACATCCCTCTGCAGGATCACCCTGTCCCTGCTGCCCGACGACAGCTGCTCGCCGTTCCACGCTAACGCTCCTGAGACGCAAACCTGTTATTACGTTACGTTCCAAATTGATAGATAAAATTTGCAcggatactttttttttttttttaagcctaaccctaactcaTCCGATCAAAGGGAAGCATTAATACGAACCGACACGAGCCGAATGTCCTTCCAGGCTGGTTAACTTCCTCCCTCCGGCTGCGTCCCATATCTGCACAAAGCCTTTGTGGGTTCCTACAGCAACCAAGCTTCCCTATGATGCAACATAAGCAGTAACGGTTGTAAAATATGACACAGCTACATCATATTTTAGGATGTTTGGATTATAACATGCCAAATGCTACTTCTTTCCAAGTTATATTCTTTTAAAGGATTCATTAAGTAGTAATGTTTAATGTCAAAACTTTTGGAGTCATAAGGAGATTCcccctaataaaaaaaaaataaagaactcTGAACTCACCCTCTCGTTCCAGCAGACTGAAGTCACAGAGTCTCCATCTACTGACAAATCACATAACCTTGTCACCTGTGAACAAAAACTACACATAATAACCACTACGCTGATGAATCAGCAGACCAAAAATGATTTGCTACAACATTCCTTTACGCACCTGACTGGTACAAGCACTCCACAAGTACACGCAAGCACCAAGACCGACACTGAGCAGGTTTCCAGCTGACCAGTCTACCTGTTAACACCACAGAAGGCGTTAGAGTTATAGGTGGAAACGCTGTTGGGGAACATTCAGTATTGCAGATGTCACATAAAACGGCTGTGAGGGTGTGGCCTCTGAAACTGTCAGTCTTAGTGACTGAGGTGTGGTCTCTATACCTGTCAGgcccagtaaaggaggcgtggccattaaatctgtcagtcccagtaaaggaggcatgACCTTTATGTTTATAAGTCtaattgaaggaggtgtggcttctaaACCTGTCAGTCTCTATTCAGTAAAGGAGGGGTTGTCTTTATGTTTGCTGGTCTCAGTGAAGGCTGTGTGGCTTctaaatctgtctgtctcagtgaagtaggcgtggcctctaaacctgtctgtctcagtgaagtaggcgtggcctctaaacctgtcagtctcagtggagTAGGTGTCGCCTCTaaacctgtcagtctcagtggagtaggcgtggcctctataccTGTCACAATGATCCTCcgtttttttctcttaaaactGTTTGTGTAATTCTGAATCACACTGCAAGTATATTGCAGTGTACTGCCTGTTTTTAAGTTACTGTATTATTCTACTTCCTTAAAAATAAGAATTGTAACAGAATATAATcgttaataatataaaatacatgtgTGTACCAGGTTAAGGTAGAAGTCATCCTGCAGCTCCGGTGCATCCAGAACTTTGAAGGGGATTTTGGAGATCTTTCGTGCTGGCTTTCGTGGTGACCGCAACAGCTTGTGactaaagagacacacacacactcaacactgGGCCCCATATGGACACGTAAAGCAAATATGTGAGAGGAAATGAGGAACATGCCTCTGGCTACCTTTTGTTGCTGAGGGGTGAGAGGGAATACGGAGAGATTTCATTGCCACTGTCAAAAGGCACTCTCTTTGTGTGAGTTGTGTACTAGAAgagacgcaaaaaaaaaaggaaatcatGCTACCTTTGCCTACAGCATGAGCAGAGTGATAAATGCATGTTTGCTCTGGGAGAGACTCACCCTGAAGAGGCTGTGTATGTCCTGGGAGAGGATGGCGTGCCGTCGGTCGTCTGTGTGAGGGTCAGGTACGGTCTCGATGCCCGCTCCCAGGAGCTCGTTCCGCAGCAGAGCAGCATAAGCCACTGCGTCTGTACAGATATACGGATTAGAGACCGCGATACCTGCATATAATGCACATCTATACTCGTTTTAACAAATGCTTAATTGCGCTACAGGTTTTACCGAGCAACATATCACATTCGAAGCACAGTAAAGGTCCAAAGGAGGACGTATACTcaaacacaaaaagacaaacTTTACCCTTTCCAGAGTCTGCACTGGCGTCCTTCGAGCGCTGATTCTGGTTAGGAGACCAACAGTTTTCCtgcaaaatcaataaataactaaGCGAGGTGACATTTTGAGGGGAAAATGAAGGCTCAAATAATGAACGTGACTTGCATTGGCGTAATGGAAGTTGATGCTCCAGTTGCTTCCTGCGCGTGTGGGGATGAATCTGTCGCCTGAATTAACACTGACTGGACTGCATGCGGCAAAGCCGGACTGCAAGGGGAaagaaatatgtgtgtgtgtgtgtacattttatatatatatatatatatatatatatatatatatatatatatatatatatatatatatatacacacacacacacacatatatacatatacacacacatcatatatatacacacacatacatataaaaaaaaaaaaacatctgcagAGACATGATTTCCTTCATAGTATGAAGCTGACTCAAGAAAATTATACTCCTTACCTTGGACATGTGACCATCGGGCAGGTTCTGATGGTTGATCTGCCTGAGTAGGCGTCTCTCATAGTCCTGGTCCATTTCCGCTTTGTCTCTGCCTCAGTCTCCACATGCAGCCCCTCCCACGTCATCCAtccctggacaaaaaaaaaacaacaaaaatcttATCACAATATTTCAAAAATAGACGTTTCCACACCATGCATCACAATTGCAATTTTGTGTATTCTTCTGAACCTATGTGAACTGTATGTCTTCATCCAACACCACAGGTGTTCATTTAACCCCGCAGGCATTTAttcaacactgtaggtgttcgTCCGACTCTAAAGATGCCCAGTGGCTCTAAACGTGTTCGTCTGTCTCTAAAGGCTTTTCATCCGATACTGCTGCCATTAATCAGAGTCTAAAAGGTTCTTGTAGAACTCGAGAAATGTGTTCGTCTTAACCTGCAGGTGTTGATCTGCCCCTAAAGTTGTTCAGCTGCCTCTGACGGTGTTCATCCAATTCCAAAAGATGTCATCTGACTCTAAATGAGTTCGTCCAACAAGGCAGATGTTCATTCACTCTAAAAGCTGCACATCTAGCACTGCAGGTGTTTATTCAACTCTAAAGATGTTTATCTGGCACTGCAGGTGTTTATCTGAATCTAAAGGTGTTCATCTGGCACTGCAGGTGTTTATCTGAATCTAAAGGTGTTCATCTGGCACTACAGGTGTTTGATATGACTCCAGTCTCTAAAGGTGTTTGTCCAACTACAAAGGTGTCGATCTGACCCTGCAGGTGTTCGCCTTTCTCAAAAGTAGTTAATCTGTCTCCAGTGGTATTCATCCAGCTCTAAAAGCTGCTCAATCTCTTCTAAGGGGGTTCAGTCGTCTCTAAACTGTAGATGTTCAACCCTGTTTGTTTACATTCCACAGCGCAGGTGTTTATCCAACACTACGGATGCTCATGTACCAAACAGAGAAAACACATACCAAAGTCTTAAGCACTTTAGTATTAAATCGTTGTTCTGTAAAAACCAGTGCTACATTCTAGCTGCACATGGAGTGCACACAGTTGCCATGGGAGCTCCCTGACAATCATAAACACAACTAGCATTAGCAACTAACAAACAGTTTGCTTGGGAGAAAAAAACACCTGAATGCAGCAATAT contains:
- the fzr1b gene encoding fizzy-related protein homolog, producing the protein MDQDYERRLLRQINHQNLPDGHMSKSGFAACSPVSVNSGDRFIPTRAGSNWSINFHYANENCWSPNQNQRSKDASADSGKDAVAYAALLRNELLGAGIETVPDPHTDDRRHAILSQDIHSLFRYTTHTKRVPFDSGNEISPYSLSPLSNKSHKLLRSPRKPARKISKIPFKVLDAPELQDDFYLNLVDWSAGNLLSVGLGACVYLWSACTSQVTRLCDLSVDGDSVTSVCWNERGSLVAVGTHKGFVQIWDAAGGRKLTSLEGHSARVGALAWNGEQLSSGSRDRVILQRDVRAPPAAERRLQGHRQEVCGLKWSPDHQHLASGGNDNKLLVWNSSSLVPVQQYSEHLAAVKAIAWSPHQHGLLASGGGTADRCLRFWNTLTGQALQSTDTGSQVCNLAWSKHANELVSTHGYSQNQILVWKYPSLTQVAKLTGHSYRVLYLAVSPDGEAIVTGAGDETLRFWNVFSKTRCTKESKSVLNLFTRIR